CTCGGTCCAGTCGCACACCACCGTCACCGCCAGGGGCGCGAGCAGCCAGACCGGGCTGAAGGGGCGTCCCAGCCAGGCCCAGATCAGCAGCTGAGATACCAGCAGGGCGCCGCCGTAGACCAAGGGGAACATTAGATCGATTTCGAGAAAGCGCAACTCGGCCCCTTGCCCCTCGACGCCGAGCCAGGCCCAGTAGGCCTCGGCGTCGGCAAGGTCGTAACCGCCCAGGCGGAAATTGAGGGGCAGGGATTCGGGCGCGCCGGTCTGGGGGAACTGGTCGCGCCCAGAAAGGTGCAGCATCAGGGCGCCGCCGCCGAAGAACAGCACCACCGGCAGGGCCAGGGCCAGCAGAAGTTTCAGCAAGGCGAAGGCCAAGGCCCACTCCCGTGCGGCGCGATGCGCTGCGAATGGCGACGGGGCTCAGCCATCGCGCTCCTCCTCGATGATCCGCAGCGCCAGGGCGCCGGCCAGGCGCGCCAGGTCGCGCAGGTTGTCGAAGAGCACCGACTTGGGCACCTGAATACCGGCAACGAAGCGTTCCACCTGGGTATGATCCAGGTCCAGGCCGCTTTGCAACTGCTGCCGCAGCAGCAGCAACGCGGGGATCAGGCTCTGTTGCACCGAGGAGAGTCGCGCGGCGACGTCGCCCTGTTCATCGAGCTCGTTGAGCCGGGCGACGATCCGCTCCCAGGGCAGGGTCCGCGCCAGGCGCAGCACCAACTCGCCGAGCTGATCCCGGGGGGTGAGTTGCTCGGACAGGGCGGATTTGAGAAATTGCCGCAACTGCTCACGCAGCACCGGCTTGGCCAAGTTTTTCACCGATTTAAAGAGGTTGACGCCGTCGGACTCCCGGTCCGTGCGCCCGAGAAGATCGAGAATGCGTTCGCGGTCTCGCCATTTCTTGCCTTGCAGTTCGTCATCGCTCAGCCCGTCAAGCAGACCGCCCCCCCCCGCCGTGCTCGGCAGGGGCCGCCAGGCCAACCAAACGCCGTTGTCCACCACCCGATCGGCCATCCGCCGGCACAGGGAGTCGGCGGGAAAAAACTCCTCATCCCGCGCCGCCTGGGCGGCGAGGATGTCCCAGCTGGCCCTGAGAAGCGGGGGAAAAGCGACCTGCCGACCGGATGGCGGCTGATCGGGATGCTCGATCTGGCGCAGGCGCAGGCGCAGGGCGGCGACATCGGGGAAATCATCCCCAAGCATCGCCCCGAGATTGCCGAGCACGATGTGCAGCAGATTCATCCGCGGCTCGGCATCGAGCAGCAGCAGATGGGCGGCGAGCAACCCCAAAAGCGGATTGCCGAACTTATCGCCGAGCAGCGCGTTCATGACCTCGCGCTCGACGATGTTGCGCCCCTGCAAGAGCGACTGACGGGCGATTTCGGTGAGACGGAAATAACGCTCGCTCGGATAGCCGGCGTAACCCAGGGGCGCCATCTGCACGGAGCAATCCGCCAGATTGGGGCGCAGGGGCAAAGCACCCTCCCCGCCCGCCTCGACCAGCACGAACATCAGGGTGGTCCAATTGGCGGCGAGGGGCAGCGGCCGCGCCACGGCAGGGCGGCCGGGCTGCATCCAGTGCAGCACATAGCCGCCGGGATCAAGCTCGGCGTGAAGCACCGCGTAGCCCAGCTCCGGCACACGCCGCGCGAGGTGGTCGAAATCGACCAAAATCTGATCGGGGCCGCGGTACAGCTTAAAACCCTCATAGGAACGTGCATACTCGGGCAGACTCGCCGGGCTCTGACGAAAAGGCCGGTCGCTTGGATCGCGCAGGCTCAGCAGCAGGCGCGCCCCGCCGCCCAAAACCAGCGGCGCGTCATGGAGAGCGCGCGCTACCGCCTCCTGATGATATTCGTGGCTGGTGCTGGTGTCGGCAAGGGGCACGGGCGAGGCAAAGCGCACCGGGGCCAGACGCACCGGCGCGGGCGGCACCCCGTCCTCCACGGCAAAAAGCTGCTCCTGCACGGCGCCGCCGACGCTGGCGCGCGCCTTGTAGAGGCCGGGCGCCAGTTCGGCCTCAAGCCTGCCGAACCCTTGGGCCACCACCTGAAAACCGCCGTCGAGGATTTCCAGGGTGGCGGCGCCATCGGCCACCTCGACGCGGACGGGTGCTTTAGAGTCGGACATCTTCACCTCCCGCCTGAAACAGCTGCCGACGCTCCCCGGCCGCGCCGCGCAGGCTCGCCCGGTAAAGCCCCGCCGGCAGGGGCAGACGCAGGACGCCGTTGCTGAACGCCAGGGTTTCCCTGCTCTGGTCGGCCCACACCACCTCCACTTCGCCGACATCCGACGCGGGCAGGCTAAGGCTTGCCAACAGCTGGTTGCGCCCGTCATGGATCTCCAGCCGATCGCCGGGCGCCCATTTGCTCAGGATCAGGGCCTGCGTCAGGCGCGCGGGCGGGCGGTGGAAAAAGACGATATCGCCGGTGGGCGGAATGTAGATTTCCGGGGGATCGGCGGGGATCGGGCCGCAGGCGGCGGGCCAGGCGTTCTCGATGTAGTTCTTGAGCATTTGTCCGGTGATCCTGCCCTCGGCATCGGGCGGCGCATGACGCAGGGCATCGAGCAGCACATGGGTGAGCAGGCTGTGCACCTCGTTGTTGAGTTCGGCGATGGGCCGCTCCTGGGCCTTGCCGCCCTTGGGCGCGGCGTAGACGCAAAACAGCTTGACGTTGCGCGCCGCGCCGGGATTGACGATCACCGGCAGGGGCGGATTGAGCATCAGCTTGGTCGCCTCGGCGTCGCGGCAGCAGTCCATGACCAGCACGATCTCGCCGAACACCGCCGCCTCCTTGGCCCACAGGGCATATAAAGTACCGGCGATGTTCCAGTTGAACAGACGGCTGGCGTTGGCGGCGTAGATCGCCGCCTGGGGCATCTGGTTGCGGATCTCGCAAAAGCCGTGCCCGGAGAAATACAGATAGAGGCGGCTGTCGCCGTGAAACTGCAGGGAGCCGCCGCCGTTGGTGATAAGGTGCTGGAAGGCCACCTGGAAATCAGTGAACTGGGGCGGCGCCTGCTCGGGCGCCACGGGCGGCAGGGGGTCGGGAGAAACGATGACGGTGATGTTTTGGGGATCCACATCGCCGCCCTGGGGATCGATCAGCCACCGGCGAAAGCGCTCGACGTCGCGCGGCGGCCCCTGCAGGGGCGGAAACCCCGGATTGGGATACTGGCTGATGCCCACCAGAATGGCGTAATCCTGGCGCGCCATGGCTCAGAACCCGTTTTGCAGCAGCCACTGGACACTTTGGAGGGTGGCCTCGTCGTTGTCGAAATCGCCATGCTTGGCCGAGGCGCTCTTGGCCCCCTCCCCCACCGAATCCGGCGACCACACCAGGCTCTCGGGAAAATCCTGGAAAAACGCGCGGGCCCGGGCGATGGCGGGAAACTCCGCCGGGGTGAAGATCCTTGCTTCGCGCAGGTAGCGCTCCATGCCGACCAGGGGTTCATCGACACTGGGTTCGAGCAGCCCCGAGACGAAATACAGCAGGGAACGCGGATAGATGATGGGCACCAGGTGGTCGGCGATCTCCCAGTCATCGTTCATGGCAAAGGAGCGGAAATGAGCGATGCGCGACCCATGGTTGGCCAGGGTCGCGGCGAAGCGCTCATAGGTCAGGGCCGGAGCGAGAAACACCACGTCGAAGCGGGTGCCGGGCAGGACCTGCGCGGCGGCCTCGATGAACTGACAGATGTAGATGGCGCCGGTGCTGTGGCCGATGAGGGTGATGCGCGGCGGGGCGGCGCCGCTGTCAAGCTGCTTGCGCAGATCGACGAGCAGCGCGGTGCCGCCGTGATTTTCTCCGGGCAGGAAAGCGTCGGCGGTGTCCTTTTTCATCTGGTTCCAGATCAGGGTGCCGAGCTTGTCGAGGTAGAGGGCGCGCAGCACCTCCTCGACGGTGGTCACGTAGAGGCCATGGCCGCGCCCGGCGGCCATGCGCCGCACCACCGCGACGACGATGGAGGCCACCATGCGAGCGCTCTTGAACCAGCCGATGAGGGAAAAACCCTTGGTGGTGACCGGGCTGCGCTCGAAGAGCTGATCGGCCGCCTCGGGGCTGATCAGCGAGGTGCTCGCCACGGTGCTGCCGCCCAGACCCTTGGTGACGGGCTGGGGCGCGCCGCCCGCGTGCAGGCCGTTGAACACCTCCTGCACGGCATCCTGGAAAGCGAAATCACCCTCGATGCTCATCTGGATTTCGGCTTCGAGGCTGCTCTGATCGAGCACCGTGCCCTTGAGCGTCGCCTGAATCGCCGCGTCATCGGCGCCCGGCCGGGTTTCCAGGGCCTCGGGCGGGTTCGGCCGCTCGCCGCGAAACCAGGCGTCGAATTCCTGCCGCAGTTGGATCTCGTTGACCGCCGCGCCGGCCGCGCCCTTGAAGCCCACCCCGGCGGGCAGTTTCTTCAGCGCCCACTCCGCCGCCTTCTTGACGAACTCGCGAAAAATATTTTCCTGGCCGATGTCGTGCAGATTGTTGCTCACCGCCTCAAGCAGGCCCGACTCCCAGACGAAAAACAGGGGATAGGCGCCGGCGTTCCGGTAAACCGGGGTGAGCCGCTGGGCGATGGCGCGACCGGCCTTCTCGCTGACCAGCCCGCCGTGAAAATGGATCGCCAGCCCCGCGCTCGGCTGCAGGGTGAGGGCCTCATCGACCAGACGCGTCACATCCGCGCGCGTACTGCTTGATTTGGGGCTGAGCTGGCCGTTGGCCAGATGGATGATGGGGTCGTTCGCCATGATGCCTCCTCCCCGGCAAGGCCGGAACAATCCGCCGTTTTTTCATTAACAAACCAGCCTGTGCGCTTACTATGCCGCAGGATCGGCGCTTGTCAAATGGCGCAAGAAAGGAAACGTCCCGGGCGGGAAAAGCCTGTCTGGGAAGAAGGACACGACGTCGAACAGACAAGTGCATCGATGCCGATGTGGAATTACTTAAACGAGGCAAGGCTTTCGGCTGGCCATCCGGCCGTTCTAGGTGCGGAATTGACACTCGGCGGCCGGTGGCGTATGGTATCTTACGTTTGTCTTACTTTGTGGGAGGGCAGCATGAGCGTAACAACCCGACTTTCCAGCAAAGGGCAGGTGATCATCCCCCGGCAGGTGCGGGCCGCGCATCAATGGGAAAGCGGCCAGGAATTGGAAGTGATCGATGCGGGCGACGGCGTGCTTCTAAAGCCGAAAAAACCCTTTCCCGAAACCACCTTGGCCGAAGTGGCCGGCTCCCTTGGCTTCCACGGCAAAACCAGAACGATGGAAGACATGGAGGAGGCGATTCGCAGAGCCGCCAGGGAGTCGGAACGTGATCGCCGTTGACACCAACATCGTCGTGAGATTGCTGACGGGCGACGACCCTTCCCAGTTGGAAAAGGCACGGGAGGTCTTCACTGGGGCGGAGATTTTCATCCCCGAAACCGTGATTCTCGAGACCGAATGGGTGCTGCGCTACGCCTACGATCTGTCTCCGGCCACCATTCACGACGGCTTGCTGCGTCTTTTCGGACTCCCCAACCTTGTCCTGCGCGATGCCCGCGCCATCTCCCAAGCCTTGGAGGGTTATCGCGCCGGGATGGATTTCGCCGACGCCCTGCATCTGGCGACCTGCGGTCACTGCGCGACGCTTTTCACTTTCGATAAAAAGTTTGTGCGTTCTGCTGCCGGTTCGTTCCAATGCAAGGTCCGGCATCCGTGAGCATCCCCGGCCGATGCCATAGTCGTCGCGCAGCTTCTCGAAAAACCCACTTGAATCCCTTCACTTCTGCAAACTCTTGGTCACATCGATGAGCAGACTCGCGGTGAGGCGCGAGCGCTCGACCATGCCGACAAAGCGCTGCGTCT
This sequence is a window from Geoalkalibacter sp.. Protein-coding genes within it:
- a CDS encoding caspase family protein; translation: MARQDYAILVGISQYPNPGFPPLQGPPRDVERFRRWLIDPQGGDVDPQNITVIVSPDPLPPVAPEQAPPQFTDFQVAFQHLITNGGGSLQFHGDSRLYLYFSGHGFCEIRNQMPQAAIYAANASRLFNWNIAGTLYALWAKEAAVFGEIVLVMDCCRDAEATKLMLNPPLPVIVNPGAARNVKLFCVYAAPKGGKAQERPIAELNNEVHSLLTHVLLDALRHAPPDAEGRITGQMLKNYIENAWPAACGPIPADPPEIYIPPTGDIVFFHRPPARLTQALILSKWAPGDRLEIHDGRNQLLASLSLPASDVGEVEVVWADQSRETLAFSNGVLRLPLPAGLYRASLRGAAGERRQLFQAGGEDVRL
- a CDS encoding AbrB/MazE/SpoVT family DNA-binding domain-containing protein, which codes for MAQERKRPGREKPVWEEGHDVEQTSASMPMWNYLNEARLSAGHPAVLGAELTLGGRWRMVSYVCLTLWEGSMSVTTRLSSKGQVIIPRQVRAAHQWESGQELEVIDAGDGVLLKPKKPFPETTLAEVAGSLGFHGKTRTMEDMEEAIRRAARESERDRR
- a CDS encoding type II toxin-antitoxin system VapC family toxin — encoded protein: MIAVDTNIVVRLLTGDDPSQLEKAREVFTGAEIFIPETVILETEWVLRYAYDLSPATIHDGLLRLFGLPNLVLRDARAISQALEGYRAGMDFADALHLATCGHCATLFTFDKKFVRSAAGSFQCKVRHP